Proteins encoded within one genomic window of Spirulina major PCC 6313:
- a CDS encoding SDR family oxidoreductase has protein sequence MKNRTVVIVGATGGIGAAVAQQLAPLGANLVLAARSRDRLEAIAETLPHPVLTIPTDITDRAQVERLMSQAVAEFGRIDVLVNAAGAGVMKQFNKLEPADFDAMLDLNLKGLFYTCQSAANVMKGQKAGHICNVIGILGKHPMITATAYCASKYGAVGMSKCLADELKRYGVKFTLCYFGGVNTPFWNQAGLKVDRTKLLSPETAANAIVHALQVEPAAIPLEINIQPESHLFL, from the coding sequence ATGAAGAATCGAACCGTTGTCATCGTTGGCGCTACTGGGGGGATTGGGGCGGCTGTGGCCCAACAGTTGGCCCCCCTGGGTGCGAATTTAGTCTTGGCGGCCCGGAGTCGCGATCGCCTTGAGGCGATCGCCGAAACTCTCCCTCATCCAGTTTTGACGATCCCCACGGATATCACGGATCGTGCCCAGGTTGAACGGTTGATGAGCCAAGCCGTCGCGGAATTTGGGCGGATTGATGTCCTCGTGAATGCAGCCGGGGCGGGGGTGATGAAGCAGTTTAACAAGTTAGAGCCAGCGGATTTTGATGCAATGCTGGACTTGAATTTAAAAGGCTTGTTCTATACTTGCCAAAGTGCGGCAAATGTGATGAAGGGGCAAAAGGCGGGGCATATTTGCAACGTGATCGGCATTTTGGGTAAGCATCCGATGATCACAGCAACGGCCTATTGTGCCTCGAAATATGGGGCAGTGGGTATGAGTAAATGTCTCGCCGATGAATTGAAACGGTATGGGGTGAAATTCACGCTTTGTTATTTTGGGGGAGTGAATACGCCGTTTTGGAATCAGGCGGGGTTGAAGGTGGATCGCACCAAATTATTAAGCCCAGAAACGGCAGCAAATGCGATCGTCCATGCCCTGCAAGTGGAACCCGCTGCGATTCCCTTAGAAATCAATATCCAACCCGAAAGCCACTTATTTCTCTAG
- a CDS encoding Uma2 family endonuclease — translation MRLKPPLLFIPGLKPQGFQAIVYSGNLVALIHNHLRGMDCRVYFAALKVRIEVKNRFYYPDLFITCDQRDQETQTYKCFPKLIIEVLLESTEKFDRGDKLSDYQALASLEEYVLVSTQYQRVEIFRREDQAWRYERYDEARSPFRLHSIDLEITIPAVYEDVPVEPDQIES, via the coding sequence ATGCGGCTAAAGCCGCCGTTGCTTTTCATCCCTGGGCTAAAGCCACAGGGCTTTCAAGCTATCGTCTATTCAGGTAATCTCGTCGCCCTGATTCATAATCATCTTAGAGGAATGGATTGTCGGGTTTATTTTGCTGCTCTGAAGGTCAGAATCGAGGTAAAAAATCGTTTTTATTATCCGGATTTATTTATAACGTGTGACCAAAGAGATCAAGAAACTCAAACTTATAAATGTTTTCCTAAATTAATCATTGAGGTACTATTAGAAAGTACGGAAAAGTTTGATCGGGGGGATAAACTTAGTGATTATCAAGCCTTGGCGAGTCTTGAAGAATATGTGTTAGTGAGCACTCAATATCAGCGTGTAGAAATTTTTCGCCGTGAGGATCAAGCCTGGCGATATGAACGCTATGATGAGGCGCGATCGCCCTTCCGACTCCACAGCATCGATCTAGAAATCACGATCCCCGCTGTGTATGAAGATGTCCCCGTTGAGCCGGATCAGATAGAGTCGTAA
- a CDS encoding FAD-linked oxidase C-terminal domain-containing protein yields the protein MTAIASSSTPIPAAIRREFEQALSPKQVIRRKEELLTYECDGLAAYRQRPALVVLPRSTAEVAAAVQICDRHDLPWVARGAGTGLSGGALPLANGVLIVMAQMNRILNIDYANQRVTVQPGVINNWVTQAVSGAGFYYAPDPSSQIICSIGGNVAENSGGVHCLKYGVTTNHVLELTVVTTSGEIVQLGGMAPEMPGYDLMGVLIGSEGTLGVATEITLRILKTPEAIAVLLADFDSIEAAGEAVTAIISAGIIPAGMEMMDNLSINAVEDVVALGCYPRDAGAILLVELDGLTVEVEGNVARVGELCRQAGARSLTVATDPEQRLKLWKGRKATFAAAGQMSPNYFVQDGVVPRTQLAKVLREIEALSERSGYRIANVFHAGDGNLHPLILYDQAIPGAFADVEEIGAEILRLCVQAGGSLSGEHGIGADKNCYMPEMFTPTDLETMQYVRSAFNPKGLANPGKLFPTPQQCGDRANRLQGLPPIEGAELF from the coding sequence ATGACTGCGATCGCTTCTTCTTCCACTCCCATCCCCGCTGCTATTCGCCGCGAATTTGAACAGGCCCTCAGCCCCAAGCAAGTCATTCGCCGCAAGGAAGAACTACTCACCTACGAATGCGACGGGTTGGCGGCCTATCGTCAACGCCCGGCCTTGGTGGTGTTGCCCCGCAGTACAGCAGAAGTGGCGGCGGCGGTGCAGATTTGCGATCGCCATGATCTCCCCTGGGTGGCACGGGGAGCCGGAACCGGGCTATCGGGCGGCGCTCTCCCCTTGGCCAACGGCGTGCTGATCGTCATGGCCCAAATGAACCGCATCCTCAACATCGACTACGCCAACCAGCGCGTCACCGTCCAACCCGGCGTGATTAACAACTGGGTCACCCAAGCCGTCAGCGGCGCAGGCTTCTACTATGCCCCCGACCCCTCCAGCCAAATCATCTGCTCCATCGGCGGCAATGTGGCGGAAAATTCCGGCGGCGTTCACTGTCTTAAATACGGCGTGACCACTAACCATGTGCTCGAACTCACCGTCGTCACCACCAGCGGCGAGATCGTCCAATTGGGGGGGATGGCTCCGGAAATGCCCGGCTATGACCTGATGGGGGTGTTGATCGGCTCCGAGGGAACCCTCGGCGTGGCGACGGAAATCACCCTGCGGATTTTGAAAACCCCAGAGGCGATCGCTGTCCTCCTGGCCGACTTCGACAGCATCGAAGCGGCGGGCGAAGCGGTCACCGCGATCATCAGTGCGGGGATCATTCCAGCAGGGATGGAAATGATGGACAACCTGAGCATTAACGCCGTCGAGGATGTGGTGGCCTTGGGCTGCTATCCCCGCGATGCCGGGGCGATTTTGCTCGTGGAATTGGATGGGTTGACGGTGGAAGTGGAGGGCAATGTGGCGCGGGTGGGGGAACTCTGTCGCCAGGCGGGGGCGCGATCGCTCACCGTCGCCACCGACCCCGAACAACGCCTCAAACTCTGGAAGGGTCGCAAAGCCACCTTCGCCGCAGCCGGGCAAATGAGTCCTAACTACTTCGTCCAAGACGGCGTAGTGCCCCGTACCCAACTGGCGAAAGTGTTGCGGGAAATTGAGGCATTGAGTGAGCGATCGGGCTACCGGATCGCCAATGTCTTCCACGCCGGAGACGGGAACTTACACCCCTTAATTCTCTACGATCAAGCCATTCCGGGAGCCTTCGCCGATGTGGAAGAAATCGGCGCGGAAATCCTCCGCCTTTGTGTCCAAGCCGGGGGCAGTCTGTCGGGCGAGCATGGTATCGGGGCGGATAAAAATTGCTACATGCCGGAAATGTTCACCCCCACGGATTTGGAGACGATGCAATATGTGCGATCGGCCTTCAATCCCAAGGGGTTAGCGAATCCGGGCAAACTCTTCCCCACCCCTCAACAATGCGGCGATCGCGCCAACCGTCTCCAAGGCCTGCCCCCCATTGAAGGCGCAGAACTTTTTTAG
- a CDS encoding MFS transporter: protein MSNANRLPLRFWIIALIAFINSVSFTIIIPILYPYAKTFGLSDFQASLLTTSFAVSQFLATPILGRMSDGMGRKPLLILSLFGTVLANAIASFTTVAWLLFVARIFDGLTGGNMSIAQAVISDTTTPENRARAFGLFDAAFRLGFVTGPAISYVAQTLPTFPGVTPLGMSFFAGAMMAFIAAILAWVVLPETLKKREPMQWGWQMFGFGRIFQAMTRPKLGPVFLLTFFSGFTFTIFTFAFQPFFLKVLQQDAKSLAVMFTLVGVVGVLTQVFAVKPLTQRFNVADILVNAIAGRALVFFIIPLFPTLGGFVLGAVLLGVFNSFPMPMISTILSFNSEETEQGAVQGINSSYLSISNALGPAFAGILVSINYSAPFWVTGFLTLATAGFALSMKPLLTCQSQTPTSS, encoded by the coding sequence ATGTCAAATGCTAATCGATTACCGCTGCGATTTTGGATTATTGCACTGATTGCGTTTATTAATTCTGTCAGTTTTACAATTATTATTCCGATTCTTTATCCCTATGCGAAAACCTTTGGACTCAGTGATTTTCAAGCCAGTTTACTCACGACGAGTTTTGCCGTTTCGCAGTTTTTAGCTACGCCAATTTTAGGGCGTATGTCCGATGGCATGGGACGTAAACCACTCTTGATTTTGAGCCTATTTGGTACTGTTTTGGCGAATGCGATCGCTAGCTTTACAACTGTGGCATGGCTGCTGTTTGTGGCGCGAATTTTCGATGGCTTAACTGGGGGAAATATGTCCATTGCCCAGGCCGTAATTAGTGATACTACAACCCCTGAAAATCGGGCGCGGGCTTTTGGGTTGTTTGATGCGGCGTTTCGGTTGGGATTTGTGACGGGCCCAGCGATTAGTTATGTGGCGCAAACATTACCGACCTTTCCGGGGGTGACCCCCTTGGGAATGAGCTTTTTTGCCGGGGCGATGATGGCGTTCATTGCTGCGATTTTAGCCTGGGTAGTGTTGCCGGAAACCTTGAAAAAACGCGAGCCAATGCAGTGGGGATGGCAGATGTTTGGGTTTGGTCGCATTTTCCAGGCGATGACGCGGCCAAAGTTGGGGCCAGTGTTTTTATTGACGTTTTTTAGTGGGTTTACTTTTACGATTTTTACCTTTGCATTTCAGCCGTTTTTCTTGAAGGTGTTGCAACAAGATGCCAAGAGTTTGGCGGTGATGTTTACGCTGGTGGGGGTGGTGGGGGTGCTGACTCAGGTGTTTGCGGTGAAGCCGTTAACGCAGCGGTTTAATGTGGCGGATATTTTGGTGAATGCGATCGCAGGTCGTGCGCTTGTCTTTTTTATCATTCCCCTCTTTCCCACCTTGGGCGGCTTTGTCCTAGGGGCGGTATTATTAGGGGTTTTTAATTCTTTTCCCATGCCGATGATCAGCACAATTTTGTCGTTCAATAGCGAAGAAACAGAACAGGGGGCGGTGCAAGGGATCAATTCATCCTATTTAAGTATTTCAAATGCATTGGGGCCAGCATTTGCCGGGATTTTAGTGAGTATTAATTATAGTGCGCCATTTTGGGTCACTGGCTTTTTAACCTTAGCAACAGCGGGTTTTGCCTTGTCAATGAAGCCGCTCTTAACCTGTCAATCGCAAACTCCTACCTCTTCGTAG